From the genome of Papaver somniferum cultivar HN1 chromosome 2, ASM357369v1, whole genome shotgun sequence, one region includes:
- the LOC113349592 gene encoding WD repeat-containing protein 48-like yields MHRVASAGGVSGSSRPRKEKKLTYVLNDADDSKHCAGVNCVAVLKSAVRDSCDYLFTGSRDGTLKRWALGEDDATCSATFESHVDWVNDAVLAGNNTLISCSSDTTLKAWNCLFDGTCTRTLRQHSDYVTCLAAAEENSNVIASGGLGGEVFVWDLEAALYPVSKPTEAVEDENSNGIVGSGNSGMPMTSLRSIGSSSSISMHPSQSHGYSPIAAKGHKESVYALAMNDSGTLLVSGGTEKVVRVWDPRTGTKTLKLRGHTDNIRALLLDSTGRFCLSGSADSMIRLWDLGQQRCVHSYAVHTDSVWALASTPTFSHVYSGGRDLSVYLTDLGTRESVLLCTKEHPISQLALHDDSIWVATTDSSVHKWPAEGRTPQKVFERGGSFLAGNLSFTRARASLEGSTPVPVYKEPSFTIPGTPGVVQHEILNNRRQVLTKDTAGSVKLWEITRGVVVEDYGQVSFDEKKEELFERVSIPAWFTTDTRLGSLSIHLETPQCFSAEMYSVDLNTVGVPEDHKINLAEETLKGLFAHWLTKRKQKSGPQASVNGEIPLGKDLPVRSHSHSRVELEDKPDSHSSAVHPAFEFSTVSPPSIITEGSHGGPWRKKITDLDGTEDDKEIPWWCLDCILNKKIPHKDNTKCSFYLHPCEGSTVQVLTQGKLSAPRILRIHKVINYVVEKMVLDKPLDGVTSDAPFAAGGSLSTIVGDSSFRTGLKPLQKLKPNIEILCNNQVLTPEMSLATVRAYIWKKADDLILNYRVVQSR; encoded by the exons ATGCACCGTGTAGCCAGTGCTGGGGGCGTATCTGGTTCATCCCGTCCTCGAAAGGAGAAGAAGTTAACATATGTGCTCAATGATGCTGATGACTCAAAG CATTGTGCAGGTGTAAATTGTGTGGCTGTTTTAAAATCGGCAGTACGGGATAGCTGCGACTACTTATTTACCGGAAGCAGAGATGGGACTCTAAAGAGGTGGGCATTAGGCGAGGACGATGCTACCTGCTCTGCCACATTCGAGTCGCATGTTGATTGG GTAAATGATGCGGTTCTTGCAGGCAACAACACACTAATTTCATGCTCTTCAGACACCACACTCAAG GCATGGAATTGCTTATTTGATGGGACTTGCACAAGAACTCTCCGTCAGCACTCGGATTATGTTACATGTCTTGCTGCAGCTGAAGAAAAT AGCAATGTTATTGCCTCTGGTGGACTTGGTGGAGAAGTATTTGTTTGGGATCTCGAAGCTGCTCTTTATCCAGTATCAAAGCCAACGGAAGCAGTGGAAGACGAAAATTCAAATGGCATAGTTGGCTCTGGAAACTCCGGCATGCCTATGACAAGTTTACGGTCGATTGGTTCAAGCAGCAGCATTTCCATGCACCCAAGCCAGTCTCATGGATATAGTCCTATTGCTGCAAAAGGGCATAAAGAGTCTGTCTATGCATTGGCAATGAATGATAGCGGGACTTTGCTAGTTTCTGGTGGAACTGAGAAG GTGGTTCGCGTTTGGGATCCAAGAACTGGTACGAAGACTCTGAAGCTAAGAGGGCATACTGATAACATTAGGGCACTTCTTCTGGACTCTACTGGGAG GTTTTGCTTATCAGGATCCGCAGATTCAATGATTAG ACTATGGGATCTTGGTCAACAACGTTGTGTGCATTCCTATGCTGTGCATACAGACTCAGTTTGGGCACTCGCCAGCACTCCAACATTCAGCCATGTCTATAGTGGCGGGAGGGACCTCTCT GTGTACCTAACAGACTTGGGCACTAGAGAGAGTGTTTTGCTTTGCACGAAGGAGCATCCTATCTCACAGCTTGCGCTGCATGATGATAGCATATGGGTTGCAACAACAGATTCTTCTGTACACAAGTGGCCAGCTGAAGGTAGAACCCCTCAAAAAGTTTTTGAAAGAGGTGGTTCATTCTTGGCTGGGAACTTGTCCTTTACCAGAGCAAGGGCAAGCTTAGAAGGATCAACTCCT GTTCCTGTTTATAAAGAACCCTCTTTTACTATTCCTGGAACTCCAGGCGTAGTGCAGCATGAAATTTTGAACAACAGAAGGCAGGTTCTAACAAAG GATACTGCTGGATCAGTGAAGTTATGGGAGATTACAAGGGGCGTTGTGGTTGAGGATTATGGCCAG GTTTCATTTGACGAGAAAAAGGAGGAACTTTTTGAGAGG GTTAGCATTCCTGCATGGTTCACCACAGATACGAGGCTTGGAAGTTTGTCTATCCATTTGGAGACCCCACAATGTTTTTCTGCAGAGATGTATTCTGTTGATCTTAACACAGTTGGGGTTCCTGAGGATCACAAG ATCAATCTAGCCGAGGAGACCTTAAAGGGTTTGTTTGCTCACTGGTTGACAAAAAGAAAGCAGAAGTCTGGTCCGCAAGCTTCGGTAAATGGCGAAATTCCTTTGGGGAAGGATTTACCTGTCAGAAGCCATTCTCACTCGAGAGTCGAGCTTGAAGATAAACCTGATAGTCACAGCTCTGCTGTTCATCCTGCATTCGAGTTTTCAACAGTTTCACCACCATCTATCATCACCGAGGGTTCTCATGGAGGTCCATGGAGAAAGAAAATTACTGACCTGGATGGCACAGAAGATGACAAGGAAATTCCATGGTGGTGTTTAGACTGCATTTTGAATAAAAAGATCCCTCACAAGGATAATACCAA GTGCAGCTTTTATTTGCATCCATGTGAAGGTTCAACTGTCCAAGTGCTCACACAAGGGAAGTTGAGTGCACCGAGAATATTGCGCATTCACAAA GTCATTAATTATGTGGTAGAAAAAATGGTTCTTGACAAACCACTAGATGGTGTGACCTCTGATGCACCATTTGCCGCCGGAGGTTCACTTTCAACTATTGTGGGGGACAGCAGCTTCCGAACAGGCTTGAAGCCACTGCAAAAACTTAAGCCCAACATAGAGATTTTGTGTAATAATCAG GTTTTAACTCCAGAAATGAGTTTAGCCACAGTTCGAGCTTATATATGGAAGAAAGCTGATGACTTGATCCTTAACTACAGAGTGGTGCAAAGTAGATAA
- the LOC113349593 gene encoding zinc finger protein CONSTANS-LIKE 13-like, whose amino-acid sequence MTSKDSGRNNEVKLENIKTHEEKKRLCDFCGESKALLYCKADSAKLCFQCDGEVHSTNPLFTKHIRFQLCDICDSNPASIHCSTENHALCQNCDWETHNSHNHDKNLIHDRRPLEGFTGCPSATELSSILGFEDLRDKSFFDGGGGGSFNNLGSGFDDLFVWDTPNIISLDDLIVSSDSSQNFPAMGIPPLPKNRNTACGKYKEDIIHQLQNMLNLDINWKNECVEVESLLGLKPLLPEQPGNLCSSFKHDAEPNGYEAHAIHWQDDGGEAGNQNLMPSTFSGSYYEDSFLALDNPDDVGGFGIDVTGGNEKQSQHQVVEDTVHVVPKYTPPQLTGQNRDLMISRYKEKRKTRRYDKHIRYESRKARAESRTRIKGRFAKIA is encoded by the exons ATGACTTCGAAAGATTCAGGAAGAAATAATGAAGTGAAACTAGAGAACATCAAAACccatgaagaaaagaagagattatgTGATTTTTGTGGAGAATCAAAAGCATTACTGTACTGTAAAGCGGATTCAGCCAAACTCTGTTTTCAATGTGATGGTGAAGTTCATTCAACAAATCCATTGTTTACCAAACACATTAGGTTCCAATTATGTGATATCTGTGATTCAAATCCAGCTTCTATTCACTGTTCTACTGAGAATCATGCTTTATGTCAGAACTGTGATTGGGAAACTCATAATAGTCATAATCATGATAAgaatttgattcatgatagaagGCCTCTTGAAGGGTTTACTGGGTGTCCTAGTGCTACTGAGTTATCTTCTATTTTGGGGTTTGAAGATTTAAGAGATAAGTCTTtctttgatggtggtggtggaggaagtTTCAATAATTTAGGGTCTGGGTTtgatgatttgtttgtttgggaTACTCCAAATATTATTAGTCTTGATGATCTTATCGTTTCTAGTGATTCTAGTCAGAATTTTCCAGCTATGGGGATTCCACCTTTACCTAAG AATCGAAATACAGCTTGCGGGAAGTATAAGGAAGATATAATACATCAGCTCCAGAACATGTTGAACCTGGACATAAACTGGAAAAATGAATGTGTGGAGGTTGAATCCCTTCTTGGACTTAAACCTCTGCTGCCTGAACAACCAGGAAATCTGTGTAGCAGCTTCAAACATGACGCTGAGCCGAACGGCTATGAG GCGCATGCAATTCATTGGCAAGATGATGGTGGTGAAGCAGGAAATCAAAATCTCATGCCTTCCACATTTTCAGGAAGTTATTATGAAGACAGTTTTTTAGCTCTTGATAATCCTGATGATGTTGGTGGATTTGGAATTGATGTCACCGGGGGCAATGAAAAGCAATCACAACATCAAGTTGTTGAAGACACAGTACATGTCGTGCCAAAGTATACTCCACCTCAGTTAACAGGGCAGAATAGAGACTTGATGATCTCACGGTACAAGGAGAAGAGGAAAACTAGAAG GTACGATAAGCACATCCGGTATGAATCTCGTAAAGCTAGAGCAGAAAGCAGGACAAGGATTAAAGGAAGGTTTGCTAAGATTGCATAA